The Halalkalibacter krulwichiae genome has a segment encoding these proteins:
- a CDS encoding GNAT family N-acetyltransferase produces the protein MVEISGNKVVLKKATDKDINELYFWKYEEKKQEAKKWNGPYIPEEKVTKEEYEKTWEEEIFPNIPASLVIKSEGKAIGYVGSYWVGRNTNWLETGIVIYDSDFWNGGYGSEAYKLWIDYLFTSTTVHRLGMSTWSGNVRMMKVAAKLGMKEEARIRDARIVNGEYFDAIKMGILKKEWVQKGFSIFSL, from the coding sequence ATGGTTGAAATTTCAGGCAACAAAGTCGTGTTAAAAAAAGCAACGGATAAGGATATTAACGAGTTGTACTTTTGGAAATATGAGGAGAAGAAACAAGAAGCAAAGAAGTGGAATGGCCCCTATATTCCAGAAGAAAAAGTAACTAAAGAAGAGTACGAAAAAACTTGGGAAGAAGAGATTTTTCCAAACATCCCTGCTTCCCTTGTTATAAAATCGGAAGGGAAAGCGATTGGTTACGTTGGTTCTTACTGGGTAGGTAGAAACACGAATTGGCTTGAGACTGGCATCGTTATTTATGACAGTGACTTTTGGAATGGCGGCTATGGCTCTGAAGCTTATAAACTATGGATTGACTATCTTTTCACGTCCACTACTGTACACCGATTAGGGATGTCAACGTGGTCAGGGAATGTAAGAATGATGAAGGTCGCAGCTAAATTAGGGATGAAAGAAGAAGCGAGAATCCGAGATGCAAGAATCGTAAATGGCGAATATTTTGATGCGATTAAAATGGGGATCTTGAAAAAGGAGTGGGTACAAAAGGGATTCTCAATTTTTTCATTATGA
- a CDS encoding DUF4177 domain-containing protein, which translates to MYEYKFVKIDLTTWASKPKEDYHEVIAEHAREGWRFIQIFAPATSGYGSASYFEIIFERPRT; encoded by the coding sequence ATGTACGAATACAAATTTGTCAAAATTGATTTAACAACTTGGGCAAGCAAGCCGAAAGAGGACTATCATGAAGTTATTGCCGAGCATGCGAGAGAGGGGTGGAGGTTTATCCAAATCTTTGCGCCGGCGACGTCTGGGTATGGCTCTGCCTCGTATTTTGAAATTATTTTTGAAAGACCTCGTACTTAA
- a CDS encoding cupin domain-containing protein, with translation MENIDIGKKVETFRKDKGYSSRELARLADITPSMLSQIERGLANPSIQTLKVLAKALDVPTFSFLLEDNDTADLVVRANERKKMTVEHLSYELISPDFTGTMATAIMKVPPQTTSSEKLLSHKGEEVAYVLAGTIKIYLNGEEYTLVEGDSVKIPAHMKHKWENAFDTEASILFSVTPPAF, from the coding sequence GTGGAGAATATTGATATTGGAAAAAAGGTAGAAACGTTTAGAAAAGACAAGGGATATAGCAGCAGGGAGTTGGCGAGGTTAGCTGACATTACGCCATCAATGTTAAGCCAGATTGAACGAGGGCTTGCCAATCCATCGATCCAAACACTAAAAGTATTAGCGAAAGCACTTGATGTGCCAACGTTCAGTTTCTTGCTCGAGGATAACGATACGGCCGACTTAGTCGTGAGAGCAAACGAGCGCAAGAAGATGACGGTAGAACATCTATCATATGAACTCATTTCGCCAGACTTTACCGGAACAATGGCAACGGCGATTATGAAAGTTCCCCCTCAAACCACTTCATCAGAGAAACTGTTATCCCACAAAGGGGAAGAGGTAGCCTATGTGCTAGCAGGAACAATCAAAATCTATTTAAATGGTGAAGAGTATACATTAGTCGAAGGAGATAGTGTAAAGATTCCTGCCCATATGAAGCATAAGTGGGAGAACGCGTTTGACACCGAGGCTTCGATCTTGTTTTCGGTGACACCGCCGGCTTTTTAA
- the add gene encoding adenosine deaminase, with protein sequence MNFLALPKIELHCHLDGSLRSETIIDIAQEESIQLPSYDKDELQKELVAPLQCESLDEYLKRFSLPNLVMQSEKNLRRITFELFEDAAKENVKYLEVRFAPLLHTVKGLDVEDVIQSVIDGMREAESRYEIKGNIILSCMRTMSTESAFEVVEKGKQFLGKGVVAIDLCASEEEGFCERFVEPITLAKEYGYRVTIHAGETGFGRNVLEAVERLGAERVGHGVFIKDCAEAYEIVKERQVVLEMCPTSNVQTKAVQHYSEHPIYDFHQDGIKVTINTDNRTVSDTTMEKEINVVNGEFNLSEEDYRQIYVNSVEASFADRETKDWCLAQYK encoded by the coding sequence ATGAACTTTTTAGCATTGCCAAAAATTGAACTTCATTGTCATTTGGATGGAAGTCTTCGGAGTGAGACGATTATTGATATTGCCCAAGAGGAAAGCATTCAGTTGCCCTCTTATGATAAGGATGAGTTACAAAAGGAGCTGGTTGCTCCGTTGCAATGTGAGTCGCTTGATGAGTATTTAAAACGATTTTCTCTTCCTAATTTGGTTATGCAGTCTGAGAAGAACTTACGTAGAATTACGTTTGAGCTGTTTGAGGATGCAGCGAAGGAAAATGTGAAATATTTAGAGGTTCGATTTGCTCCGTTGCTTCACACAGTAAAAGGTCTTGATGTGGAGGACGTGATTCAATCTGTCATAGACGGAATGAGGGAAGCTGAGAGCCGTTACGAAATAAAGGGAAATATTATTCTGTCATGCATGAGAACGATGTCTACAGAAAGTGCATTCGAAGTGGTTGAAAAGGGAAAACAGTTCCTTGGAAAAGGTGTAGTAGCCATTGACCTATGTGCATCAGAAGAAGAAGGGTTTTGTGAAAGATTCGTCGAGCCAATTACATTAGCGAAAGAATATGGCTACAGAGTTACGATTCATGCTGGTGAAACGGGATTTGGTAGAAATGTTCTAGAAGCTGTTGAACGTTTGGGAGCTGAGCGAGTAGGACACGGAGTATTTATAAAAGATTGTGCGGAGGCCTATGAGATCGTAAAGGAAAGACAGGTCGTGCTGGAAATGTGTCCAACGAGTAATGTTCAAACAAAAGCTGTTCAACATTATTCCGAACACCCGATTTATGACTTCCATCAAGATGGAATAAAAGTAACGATTAATACCGATAACAGAACAGTATCTGATACGACAATGGAAAAGGAAATCAATGTAGTTAACGGGGAATTTAACTTAAGCGAAGAAGACTACCGACAAATTTATGTAAATAGTGTAGAAGCATCCTTTGCCGACCGAGAAACGAAGGATTGGTGCTTAGCACAATATAAATAG
- a CDS encoding alkaline phosphatase — translation MFKRFLATALCSAVVVSGFSHIQKVDAGPPSHSNAKVDNVIYMIPDGYSASYATNYRIYKGEDPVLDSMLVGMMKTNSADNWVTDSAAAGTAMATGVKTNNGMVSVTPDGEPLETILQAAGDAGKSTGLVATSTITHATPAVFGSHVESRGSEADIALQLANEIDVLLGGGKANFLPKSEGGNQEERHLIDEAIENGYQFVETREELLALNGQADKVLGLFATGAMAPELDRDVTEEPSLAEMTKAAIDTLSKEKDGFFLMVEGSQIDWAGHAHDAAWAMKDTEAFEEAVKEALEFAKNDRKTLVVVAGDHDTGGMSVGGYDEYLAKADILHDVTATGNYMASELHADRSNAKDVLSTYANIELTAEEEERIQTAPANQVAFVINTIISERAYVGWSSTAHTGVDVPLYAHGPSSDLFNGLLDNTDLPQRMAEAMKIDFAQ, via the coding sequence ATGTTTAAGAGATTTTTGGCAACTGCTTTATGTTCTGCTGTTGTCGTGTCCGGATTTAGTCATATCCAAAAGGTGGACGCAGGACCTCCGTCGCACTCCAATGCAAAAGTGGACAATGTTATTTATATGATTCCCGATGGGTATTCGGCTAGTTACGCGACCAATTATCGTATTTATAAAGGGGAAGACCCCGTTTTAGATTCTATGCTTGTTGGAATGATGAAAACCAACTCAGCAGATAACTGGGTAACGGATTCCGCTGCAGCAGGGACCGCTATGGCAACAGGTGTGAAAACAAATAACGGAATGGTTAGTGTCACTCCTGATGGTGAACCGCTAGAAACGATTCTTCAAGCGGCCGGTGATGCTGGAAAGTCTACAGGTTTGGTTGCGACGTCTACCATCACGCATGCAACACCTGCTGTATTTGGATCTCATGTTGAATCTCGAGGTAGCGAAGCAGATATTGCCTTACAATTGGCAAATGAAATTGATGTCCTTCTTGGCGGTGGGAAAGCAAACTTCTTACCAAAATCTGAAGGTGGTAACCAAGAAGAGCGTCATTTAATTGATGAGGCGATCGAAAACGGCTATCAATTTGTTGAAACTAGAGAAGAGCTTTTAGCGCTTAATGGACAAGCCGACAAAGTATTAGGATTATTTGCAACGGGTGCGATGGCTCCAGAATTAGACCGCGATGTGACAGAAGAGCCTAGCTTGGCAGAGATGACGAAGGCGGCCATCGACACGTTATCAAAAGAAAAAGATGGTTTCTTCTTAATGGTAGAAGGCAGTCAAATCGACTGGGCTGGACATGCTCACGATGCGGCCTGGGCGATGAAAGACACGGAAGCTTTTGAAGAAGCAGTCAAAGAAGCATTAGAATTTGCCAAGAACGATCGCAAAACATTAGTAGTCGTAGCAGGTGACCATGATACTGGCGGTATGTCTGTCGGAGGCTATGATGAATATTTAGCAAAAGCGGATATCCTTCATGATGTAACAGCGACTGGGAACTACATGGCAAGTGAATTACATGCAGACCGCAGCAATGCAAAAGATGTACTAAGTACATACGCAAACATTGAGCTAACAGCTGAAGAGGAAGAACGCATCCAAACAGCCCCTGCCAATCAGGTAGCCTTTGTGATCAATACGATTATTAGTGAGCGTGCTTACGTCGGCTGGTCATCAACCGCCCATACCGGAGTTGATGTTCCATTATACGCGCACGGCCCTTCCTCAGATTTATTTAACGGTCTTCTAGATAACACCGATTTGCCACAGCGAATGGCCGAAGCAATGAAGATCGATTTTGCCCAGTAA
- a CDS encoding MFS transporter: protein MNTQRWMSSQFFSFFLTWGIFLPYWTGWMIYTKGITVSEASLIMSLGLVARGLSTLFVFPYFSEKFSSKTLLHVMSIGTMISLLSYIPATSFTDLLLATLLLHLFYPALMPALDTVAGTLVQHKQLADYGKSRSYGSIGFVVAGMVLTFFTGAWGDEVILWAMLLGALLFVILGFVHSPAILSKKPKVDPTKKQGMMSLLRIKNFGLVLVIVILLQAAHASYYSYGYIYLQEIHAPKYLIGLILNIGVLAEIIFFAVADKKFKRFSVGSLLALAALGSTIRWILVFAFPNVIVFSIAQVLHACSFAMGHYAFMKYLINHLTPAQIPKAQGLYSAFALSWSTAVFTLFGGFLYEIEPRYAFIGMIICTIPSMWLALQYRKVEGRYLDSSVA, encoded by the coding sequence TTGAACACACAACGTTGGATGAGTAGTCAGTTTTTTAGTTTCTTTCTGACTTGGGGTATTTTCCTTCCGTATTGGACCGGATGGATGATTTATACAAAAGGGATTACCGTTTCCGAAGCTAGTTTGATTATGAGCCTAGGATTGGTTGCTCGCGGTCTCTCTACTTTGTTCGTATTTCCTTATTTCTCAGAGAAATTTAGTAGTAAAACTTTATTACATGTCATGTCCATTGGGACGATGATCAGCTTATTGAGTTATATTCCGGCAACTTCATTCACTGACTTGCTATTGGCTACTTTGCTTTTGCATTTGTTCTATCCAGCGTTAATGCCAGCTTTGGATACTGTAGCTGGTACACTTGTACAACATAAACAATTAGCGGATTACGGCAAGAGCCGTTCCTATGGTTCGATCGGATTTGTTGTTGCGGGTATGGTCTTAACGTTTTTTACAGGAGCATGGGGTGATGAAGTCATCTTATGGGCGATGTTACTCGGGGCTCTCCTATTCGTCATTCTAGGTTTTGTGCATTCACCGGCTATTCTATCGAAAAAGCCGAAAGTCGATCCTACCAAAAAGCAAGGAATGATGAGCTTACTCCGTATAAAGAACTTTGGCTTAGTGCTTGTGATCGTGATTTTATTACAAGCTGCACACGCCTCTTATTACAGCTATGGCTATATCTATTTACAGGAAATCCATGCGCCAAAGTACTTGATTGGACTTATTCTTAATATTGGCGTACTCGCAGAGATTATTTTCTTTGCTGTTGCCGACAAGAAATTCAAGCGTTTTTCCGTTGGCTCGTTGTTGGCACTGGCTGCACTAGGTTCAACGATACGATGGATCCTCGTATTTGCCTTTCCTAATGTGATTGTATTCTCTATAGCACAAGTGCTGCATGCTTGCTCATTCGCAATGGGGCATTATGCCTTTATGAAATACTTGATCAACCATCTTACACCTGCGCAGATTCCAAAAGCGCAAGGCCTGTACTCAGCCTTTGCACTTAGTTGGAGTACGGCAGTCTTCACATTGTTCGGTGGCTTTTTATACGAAATCGAGCCAAGATATGCTTTTATCGGAATGATTATTTGTACGATACCGTCGATGTGGCTCGCGCTTCAATATCGAAAAGTCGAAGGTAGATATTTAGATTCCTCTGTAGCATAA
- a CDS encoding DUF3231 family protein produces the protein MENNQHIGMMSIEIGALWSTYFSETTTRCMIIHFLENVEDPDIELLLTNALTICNKRIPKIEQLLGKENFPIPQGFTDKDVHSKAPRLFSDPFYLYYIWFMSSMELQAHSLSMTLCARTDVNDFYRDVLNDSADTDMKSRELALKKGYFIRAPHIPTPSKVDFVKRQSFLTGWFGERRPLNALEITHLFKNAMTNTIGNLLITGFSQVTESKDIRNLFVRGKEISAKHVTIFNSILKEEDLSSFDSWAAYVTDSTTPPFSEKLMLFHITSLNSVGIGNYGISISASSRRDLGTHYTRLMGEIALYTEDGANLMIEKGWMEQPPQAANRDQLIR, from the coding sequence ATGGAAAACAATCAACATATAGGTATGATGTCAATTGAAATTGGCGCTTTATGGAGTACGTATTTCTCAGAAACAACAACAAGGTGTATGATTATTCACTTTTTAGAGAACGTAGAGGATCCAGATATTGAATTACTTCTAACGAATGCATTAACCATCTGTAACAAACGCATTCCAAAGATTGAACAATTGCTTGGGAAGGAGAATTTTCCTATTCCTCAAGGGTTTACTGATAAGGATGTGCACTCAAAAGCTCCACGCCTTTTTTCCGATCCCTTTTATCTCTATTATATTTGGTTTATGAGTAGTATGGAATTACAAGCCCACTCATTATCAATGACATTATGCGCCAGAACAGATGTGAACGATTTTTACCGAGATGTTTTAAACGATTCTGCTGATACAGACATGAAGTCACGAGAATTAGCTTTGAAAAAAGGATACTTTATTCGCGCACCACACATTCCGACCCCCTCAAAGGTGGACTTTGTCAAAAGACAGAGTTTTTTAACGGGATGGTTCGGCGAACGAAGACCTTTAAATGCGCTCGAAATCACTCATTTGTTTAAAAATGCTATGACGAATACAATAGGCAATCTATTAATAACAGGATTCAGCCAAGTGACCGAATCAAAAGACATTCGCAACCTATTTGTTAGGGGAAAGGAAATTTCCGCTAAGCATGTTACTATATTTAATTCGATCTTAAAAGAAGAAGATCTTTCTTCTTTTGATTCCTGGGCGGCATATGTAACTGATTCAACCACTCCCCCATTTTCTGAGAAGTTAATGTTATTCCATATCACTTCATTAAACTCAGTAGGTATAGGTAACTATGGTATATCTATTTCAGCTAGTTCAAGAAGAGACCTTGGGACCCATTACACACGTTTAATGGGAGAAATCGCACTCTATACAGAAGATGGAGCGAATCTTATGATTGAAAAAGGTTGGATGGAACAACCACCTCAAGCAGCTAATCGAGATCAACTAATAAGATAA
- a CDS encoding MerR family transcriptional regulator, producing the protein MISIKEVAKQTGVTVRTLRHYDQIGLLKPLGKTDGGHRLYGEEEIKKLQGIQFLKTLRFSLADIKELLDEGERDWYKELQNQLNYCIQEKQKLEKMESMLRGLMNEFTIEGKNDLAHIHQLIRMYEDHSNQRERFLQERFSEKEQELLDLLPNMNNGDADTLEWVSLLAQTKKHRNKGVAAVQVQSIIRRMLEKENETYGEDSDFAEKVWEVRKSQEDSEKAGFYPIEEDLIQFIEEATEYFLKGGRQ; encoded by the coding sequence ATGATTTCGATAAAAGAGGTAGCGAAGCAAACAGGTGTTACGGTAAGAACGTTGCGGCACTATGACCAGATTGGGTTGTTGAAGCCTTTAGGGAAAACAGATGGTGGGCATCGTTTGTATGGGGAGGAAGAAATTAAGAAGCTGCAAGGGATTCAGTTTTTAAAGACATTGCGGTTTAGCTTAGCGGATATTAAAGAGTTATTGGATGAGGGCGAACGTGATTGGTACAAAGAACTGCAAAATCAATTAAACTACTGCATACAAGAAAAGCAGAAACTAGAAAAAATGGAATCGATGCTTCGAGGCTTGATGAACGAATTTACGATTGAGGGAAAAAATGACCTTGCCCACATCCATCAACTCATACGAATGTATGAAGACCACTCAAATCAAAGGGAACGTTTTTTACAGGAACGCTTTAGTGAAAAGGAACAAGAACTGCTAGATCTTCTACCGAATATGAATAACGGTGACGCGGACACGCTCGAGTGGGTTTCATTATTAGCTCAGACCAAAAAGCATCGGAACAAGGGAGTTGCTGCGGTTCAAGTCCAGTCGATCATTCGTCGGATGCTAGAGAAAGAAAATGAGACGTACGGGGAGGACTCAGACTTTGCCGAGAAAGTGTGGGAAGTGAGAAAATCGCAGGAGGATTCGGAAAAGGCAGGCTTCTATCCGATTGAAGAGGACCTTATTCAATTTATTGAGGAAGCGACCGAATACTTTTTAAAAGGGGGAAGGCAATGA
- a CDS encoding MFS transporter, with product MKKTHYGWVIVWITFFAILIAAGIRSVSSVILLPLELEFEWTRSSISLAFAINLTLYGFLGPFIAAAMEKIGITKMMIYGMVLLVLGMVISLIMSHIWQLYLIWGIMIGFGCGVFLTVLAANVANNWFEERRGFVIGLLMASTAAGQVLFLPLLSYLSDVYSWRIGISMFLILGLLIIPLVAIWMKDSPKDKGLLPYGATDIPHEKDQSKNPIKEAFNVLGLGVRSVPFWILALSFFICGFSTVGLISTHFIPASSHHGIPEVHAASLLAFMGIFNIIGTMASGWLSDRFDNRWLLFWYYGLRGLSLLVLPYALGMNSYVLLIAFAVFYGLDWIATVPPTIRLASYYFGKEQGVIIYGWVFAAHQVGAGVAAFLGGYFFEIFDGYTITFLTAGLLCIMATLFVIMLKKKATVEEAARSIS from the coding sequence ATGAAGAAAACCCACTATGGCTGGGTCATTGTCTGGATTACTTTTTTTGCAATATTAATAGCGGCAGGCATTCGCTCGGTTTCTAGTGTGATTCTTCTGCCGCTGGAATTAGAATTTGAGTGGACTCGTTCGTCGATTTCCTTGGCCTTTGCGATTAATCTAACACTCTATGGCTTTCTAGGACCGTTTATTGCGGCAGCGATGGAGAAGATCGGGATCACGAAAATGATGATCTATGGCATGGTTCTACTAGTACTAGGAATGGTAATCAGCTTAATCATGTCTCATATATGGCAACTGTACCTTATTTGGGGGATTATGATTGGCTTTGGGTGTGGTGTCTTTCTGACGGTACTTGCTGCAAATGTGGCTAATAACTGGTTTGAAGAACGAAGAGGATTTGTAATCGGTTTGCTCATGGCCAGTACGGCGGCGGGACAAGTGCTCTTTTTGCCTTTGCTGTCGTATTTATCAGATGTGTATTCTTGGAGAATCGGCATCTCGATGTTTCTCATCCTAGGTTTACTGATCATTCCATTGGTAGCGATTTGGATGAAAGATTCGCCAAAGGACAAGGGGTTATTGCCTTATGGCGCGACGGACATCCCACATGAAAAAGATCAGAGCAAGAACCCAATTAAAGAAGCGTTCAATGTACTTGGACTCGGCGTACGATCTGTCCCATTCTGGATCTTAGCTCTTAGCTTTTTCATATGTGGTTTCTCAACCGTCGGATTAATTAGCACGCACTTCATTCCAGCATCCTCCCATCATGGGATACCGGAAGTGCATGCAGCGAGCTTATTAGCCTTTATGGGCATTTTCAATATTATCGGCACAATGGCTTCGGGCTGGCTATCCGATCGCTTCGATAACCGCTGGCTCCTATTTTGGTATTACGGATTACGAGGGTTGTCCCTCCTCGTATTGCCATATGCACTTGGGATGAATTCATACGTTCTGTTAATCGCATTTGCGGTTTTCTACGGTCTTGATTGGATTGCGACGGTCCCGCCTACAATCCGGCTCGCTTCCTATTACTTTGGGAAGGAACAGGGAGTCATTATATACGGCTGGGTTTTCGCCGCCCACCAAGTTGGAGCAGGAGTGGCAGCCTTTCTCGGAGGTTATTTCTTTGAAATCTTCGATGGATATACGATTACGTTTTTAACAGCAGGCCTCCTATGCATCATGGCAACACTCTTTGTCATCATGTTAAAAAAGAAAGCAACGGTAGAAGAAGCAGCTAGGTCAATCTCATAA
- the yeiL gene encoding transcriptional regulator YeiL, whose translation MEIYKSTKRQRYLEEHSIAHLFSFPIDEFIQIHEYQRDEWIIQEGMRPYFLYYIVEGKAKIYVTHQNGKVSLINFIKENDYIGEMELLNDVYYTKGIQASTKTICFALPIHHYRTQLLEDAKFLRELTKFLSVKASLMAARYSQSLAFPLENRLADFILETADEGVYKEKHVTVCDYLGVSYRHLLHVLTQFCEKGYLQKQGRNFEIKQYESLYDLAQLLKHK comes from the coding sequence ATGGAAATTTATAAAAGCACGAAAAGACAGCGCTATTTAGAAGAACACTCCATCGCACATTTGTTTTCATTTCCGATCGATGAATTTATACAAATTCACGAATATCAAAGGGACGAATGGATTATTCAAGAAGGCATGAGGCCGTATTTCCTCTATTATATAGTTGAAGGAAAAGCCAAAATATATGTGACACATCAAAACGGGAAAGTTTCCTTAATTAATTTTATAAAAGAAAACGACTACATTGGGGAAATGGAATTATTAAATGACGTGTACTATACAAAAGGAATCCAAGCCTCAACGAAGACGATCTGTTTTGCTCTTCCGATTCATCACTACCGTACACAATTGCTAGAAGACGCCAAATTCCTACGTGAATTAACCAAATTTCTAAGTGTGAAAGCATCCCTTATGGCCGCAAGATACTCTCAAAGCCTTGCTTTCCCACTAGAAAACCGGCTTGCCGATTTCATCTTGGAAACGGCAGATGAAGGGGTATATAAGGAGAAACACGTTACGGTTTGTGATTATTTGGGCGTCTCTTACCGGCACTTATTGCATGTGCTAACGCAATTTTGCGAAAAAGGCTATTTGCAAAAGCAAGGACGAAACTTTGAAATTAAACAGTACGAATCCCTTTATGATCTTGCTCAGCTTTTGAAACATAAGTGA
- a CDS encoding GNAT family N-acetyltransferase, producing the protein MEPLITERLLLRQWKESDSKDLYEYAKSEKVGPNAGWPPHKNEEESKDIIKMFIKNNDTYVVVLKAENKVIGGIGLHDRKPDDRLAELKQKEIGYVLNPEYWGRGIIPEAVNGLLQHGFNELHLDLIWCAHFDFNHNSKRVIEKCGFTYRFQKNEKLRLLDNKDVINLYYSMLKSDYMGRNR; encoded by the coding sequence ATGGAACCATTAATAACAGAAAGACTACTACTAAGACAATGGAAAGAATCTGACAGCAAGGACTTATATGAATATGCTAAAAGTGAAAAAGTTGGTCCGAATGCTGGTTGGCCGCCGCATAAAAATGAAGAAGAAAGCAAAGATATTATAAAAATGTTTATAAAAAATAATGATACTTATGTGGTTGTTTTAAAGGCGGAAAATAAAGTCATTGGTGGGATTGGTCTTCACGATCGAAAACCTGACGATCGTCTTGCCGAATTAAAACAGAAGGAAATAGGCTATGTGTTGAATCCTGAATATTGGGGAAGAGGAATTATCCCAGAGGCGGTAAATGGTTTACTTCAACATGGTTTTAATGAGCTGCATTTAGATTTGATATGGTGTGCGCATTTTGATTTTAATCATAACTCAAAAAGAGTAATCGAGAAATGTGGTTTTACATATAGGTTTCAAAAAAATGAAAAGCTAAGGTTGTTAGATAATAAAGACGTTATAAATTTATATTATAGTATGTTGAAGTCTGATTATATGGGGCGAAACAGGTAA
- a CDS encoding LysE family translocator: MSDFFTFLLLSLFVVMSPGVDTALITKRTIADGRKNGYKMALGITTGSLVHTLAAAFGLSAILMQSALAFEIVKYIGAIYLIYLGISSFWARKNVGDNEIDVVNRKSAFKQGLLSNVLNPKVAMFFITFLPQFVSNGSHVTTQLITMGIIYTLLSISWFFVYVFFINSLREWLLSVKVQRMMDQATGVVLIGFGLKLALEKQQ; the protein is encoded by the coding sequence ATGAGTGATTTCTTTACGTTTTTATTGTTATCGCTTTTTGTTGTCATGAGTCCGGGGGTCGATACGGCTCTTATTACGAAAAGGACGATTGCAGATGGGCGAAAAAATGGTTACAAGATGGCTTTAGGAATTACAACAGGCTCGTTGGTTCACACATTGGCGGCAGCTTTCGGCCTGTCGGCTATCCTGATGCAATCAGCTCTTGCCTTTGAAATTGTAAAATATATTGGCGCTATTTATTTGATCTATCTCGGGATCTCTTCCTTTTGGGCGAGGAAGAACGTAGGTGACAACGAGATTGATGTTGTGAATAGAAAGTCTGCTTTTAAACAAGGCCTTTTATCTAACGTTCTCAATCCAAAAGTAGCGATGTTCTTCATTACGTTCCTCCCGCAATTTGTCAGTAACGGGAGCCATGTGACCACTCAGCTGATCACGATGGGAATCATCTACACGCTGCTCTCGATTTCTTGGTTTTTTGTGTACGTATTTTTTATCAATTCGTTACGCGAATGGCTCTTATCTGTGAAGGTGCAAAGGATGATGGACCAAGCAACAGGTGTCGTTTTGATTGGGTTCGGCTTGAAGCTGGCACTTGAGAAACAGCAATAG
- a CDS encoding radical SAM/SPASM domain-containing protein produces the protein MKKFKKFYLEITSVCNLACSFCPPTERQKQFISVEDFSKRLDQIKPHTDYIYLHVKGEPLLHPKIDQLLDLSHEKGFKVTITTNGTLINKKRERLLNKPALRQMNFSLHSFDGHIGSKDKEGYVKSILSFIKEATSQSEMLVSLRLWNLTQDNKTNMEKQRNRELLEIIEKEFELDFKIEEKVEPGSGIKIADRIYINQDYEFQWPALHEEEDDGKGFCYGLRNQAGILANGTVIPCCLDGEGVINLGNINEHSFSDIIEMDRAKNLVDGFSRREAVEELCRKCGYRKRFGK, from the coding sequence GTGAAAAAATTTAAGAAGTTTTACTTAGAGATTACAAGTGTATGTAATCTTGCTTGTAGCTTTTGTCCACCGACAGAACGACAGAAGCAATTCATTTCTGTAGAGGATTTTTCTAAGAGATTAGACCAAATCAAACCACATACAGACTACATTTATTTACATGTAAAAGGCGAACCACTGCTCCACCCTAAAATTGACCAATTGCTAGACCTAAGTCATGAAAAAGGGTTTAAAGTCACGATCACAACGAACGGAACATTAATTAATAAAAAGAGAGAAAGATTATTAAATAAGCCTGCCCTAAGACAAATGAATTTCTCCCTCCATAGTTTCGATGGCCATATTGGTTCCAAAGATAAAGAGGGGTATGTCAAAAGCATCCTGTCTTTTATCAAAGAAGCAACAAGCCAATCAGAAATGCTTGTTTCCCTAAGGTTATGGAACCTTACACAAGATAATAAGACAAATATGGAAAAACAACGAAACAGAGAATTACTAGAGATTATTGAGAAAGAATTTGAGTTAGACTTCAAAATTGAAGAGAAGGTCGAACCAGGAAGCGGCATAAAAATTGCGGACCGCATCTATATCAATCAAGATTACGAGTTTCAATGGCCAGCGTTACACGAAGAAGAAGATGACGGCAAGGGCTTCTGCTATGGCTTGCGAAATCAAGCAGGCATTTTAGCAAACGGCACGGTTATTCCTTGTTGTCTAGACGGCGAGGGTGTTATCAACCTCGGAAACATCAATGAACATTCATTTTCCGATATTATCGAAATGGATCGCGCAAAAAATCTTGTAGACGGCTTCTCCCGTAGAGAGGCAGTTGAAGAACTATGTAGAAAATGCGGCTATCGCAAGAGATTTGGTAAATAG